Proteins encoded within one genomic window of Prosthecobacter fusiformis:
- the nuoD gene encoding NADH dehydrogenase (quinone) subunit D, translated as MPAVTREYETPDTAAKAAMHLENLEETTSDLVGEKLVLNMGPSHPATHGVLRMILELDGETITKAEPDVGYLHRGDEKIAENMHYNQFVPYTDRLDYLAPLANNVAYSLAVEKLMGWEVPERGRAIRVICCELARISAHLLGVGVFAMDVGAMTVFLYTFTEREKIYNLCEQLTGARFTTSYTRVGGQVRDLPPGFTDAVLKFLTELEPVIDEVDKLLTRNAIFIARTQDIGVITKADAIAYGISGPNLRGSGVEHDLRKTNPYLDYEKYDFDIPIGTKGDCFDRYLVRMEEMRQSVRILRQVLADLPGGPINVADAKGLLPNKDRVLMKMEELIHHFIIATQGIDAPAGEVYFGAENPKGELGFYIHSKGGGVPYRLKIRSPSFINLSILSKIMPGHMLSDIPSVLGSLDFVMGECDR; from the coding sequence ATGCCTGCCGTTACCCGTGAATACGAGACCCCGGACACCGCCGCCAAGGCTGCGATGCACCTGGAGAACCTCGAAGAGACGACCAGTGATCTCGTGGGTGAGAAGCTGGTCCTGAACATGGGACCTTCCCATCCGGCGACGCATGGCGTGCTGCGGATGATCTTGGAACTGGACGGTGAGACGATCACCAAGGCGGAGCCGGATGTGGGTTACCTGCACCGGGGCGATGAGAAGATCGCCGAGAACATGCACTACAACCAGTTCGTGCCCTATACGGACCGTCTGGATTACCTGGCTCCTCTGGCCAATAACGTGGCGTATTCCCTGGCGGTGGAAAAGCTGATGGGCTGGGAAGTGCCGGAGCGTGGCCGTGCTATCCGGGTGATCTGCTGTGAGCTGGCTCGTATTTCGGCCCACCTGCTGGGCGTGGGCGTCTTCGCCATGGATGTGGGGGCGATGACCGTCTTCCTCTATACCTTCACAGAGCGCGAGAAGATCTATAACCTCTGTGAGCAGCTTACGGGTGCTCGATTTACCACCAGCTATACCCGTGTGGGTGGTCAGGTGCGGGATCTGCCGCCTGGTTTTACGGATGCGGTGCTGAAGTTCCTCACAGAACTGGAGCCGGTGATTGATGAAGTGGACAAGCTGCTGACACGCAACGCCATTTTCATTGCGCGTACCCAGGATATTGGTGTGATCACGAAGGCGGATGCCATCGCTTACGGCATCTCCGGCCCGAATCTTCGCGGCTCCGGCGTGGAGCATGATCTGCGGAAAACGAATCCTTACCTGGATTACGAGAAGTACGATTTTGACATCCCGATCGGGACGAAAGGCGACTGCTTTGACCGCTATCTGGTGCGCATGGAAGAGATGCGGCAGAGTGTGCGCATCCTGCGCCAAGTGCTTGCCGATCTTCCTGGTGGCCCCATCAACGTGGCGGATGCCAAGGGGCTTTTGCCGAACAAGGATCGCGTGCTGATGAAGATGGAGGAGCTGATCCACCATTTCATCATTGCCACTCAGGGCATTGATGCGCCGGCGGGTGAGGTTTATTTTGGCGCGGAAAACCCGAAGGGTGAGCTGGGTTTTTATATCCACAGCAAGGGCGGCGGTGTTCCTTACCGTCTGAAGATCCGCAGCCCCTCGTTCATCAATTTGAGCATTCTTTCCAAAATCATGCCGGGCCACATGCTCAGCGACATTCCTTCCGTGCTGGGCAGCCTGGACTTTGTGATGGGCGAATGTGACCGCTAG